A portion of the Candidatus Hinthialibacter antarcticus genome contains these proteins:
- a CDS encoding pectate lyase, with protein sequence MIQIVRVSIIVLIACLFCRTPIGADDEQAFQKEAETALRSALNFIAGLQRGGGWAMAWTEDLKYFYGEHRIREHNIITVQPPATPGLGQTFLKASQILKDEKYRQVALAAAQALIEGQLENGGWPHEYYPGDKKGTGTFDDDVTQGATRFLLSMYRETQDATIEAAVKRAAQFMLDSQYENGGWPQRYPGGNGYGKNITLNDQAMMDVMRTLLVCYHEFGDERYRNAALRGADCLVALRGAPPQAGWAQQFTPDGKPDSARAFEPVGLSSAESMDAVRVLKEIYIETGDKKYLEACLPVFDWLKRSKLENGKWARLYEYGSNRAIYSTADGKVIYDVNQARPGYGWQGSYFSESLQAEIQRLIAAPTDQRHEEKNQQKPRSLRSARERAQEAIKTLDGKGRWLSSLGGSMRNFYLESEENPDPQMKCIHSVIYERNIGVLLDYLEAAHSRIE encoded by the coding sequence ATGATCCAAATTGTCCGAGTTTCCATTATCGTTTTGATTGCCTGTTTATTCTGCCGCACGCCAATCGGCGCAGATGATGAACAGGCGTTCCAAAAAGAGGCTGAAACCGCTTTACGCAGCGCCTTGAATTTCATCGCAGGCTTACAACGCGGCGGCGGATGGGCAATGGCATGGACGGAAGACCTGAAATATTTCTACGGAGAGCATCGTATTCGGGAACACAATATCATTACCGTACAGCCGCCCGCCACGCCGGGACTCGGTCAAACATTTCTCAAAGCGAGCCAAATTCTCAAGGATGAAAAATATCGCCAAGTTGCGTTAGCCGCCGCCCAAGCCTTAATCGAGGGACAGTTAGAAAACGGCGGCTGGCCCCACGAGTATTATCCCGGCGATAAGAAAGGAACTGGTACGTTCGACGATGACGTTACCCAAGGCGCGACCCGTTTTCTTCTCTCCATGTATCGCGAGACGCAGGATGCAACAATCGAGGCTGCCGTCAAACGCGCCGCCCAATTCATGCTTGATTCACAATATGAAAACGGCGGTTGGCCTCAACGTTACCCCGGCGGCAACGGCTATGGAAAAAACATCACTCTCAATGACCAAGCGATGATGGATGTCATGCGAACACTGCTCGTGTGTTATCACGAATTTGGCGACGAACGCTACCGCAACGCCGCTCTACGCGGCGCCGATTGTTTGGTCGCGCTGCGCGGCGCGCCGCCGCAGGCAGGTTGGGCGCAGCAGTTCACGCCGGACGGAAAACCCGATTCCGCCCGCGCGTTTGAGCCGGTTGGTCTCAGCAGCGCCGAGTCCATGGACGCAGTGCGCGTTCTAAAAGAGATATACATCGAGACGGGAGACAAGAAATATTTGGAAGCGTGCCTCCCCGTCTTCGATTGGCTCAAACGCTCAAAACTCGAAAACGGAAAATGGGCGCGTCTTTATGAATACGGCAGCAACCGCGCCATTTATTCAACCGCCGACGGCAAAGTTATCTATGACGTCAACCAAGCCCGGCCGGGCTATGGCTGGCAAGGTTCTTATTTCAGCGAAAGTCTCCAAGCAGAAATTCAGCGGCTCATCGCAGCGCCGACCGATCAACGCCATGAGGAAAAAAACCAACAGAAACCTCGTTCATTGCGGTCTGCAAGAGAGCGCGCGCAAGAGGCCATCAAAACACTAGACGGCAAAGGCCGCTGGCTGTCATCGCTAGGCGGATCCATGCGCAATTTTTATCTCGAAAGTGAAGAAAACCCCGATCCTCAAATGAAGTGTATCCATTCAGTAATCTATGAACGAAACATCGGTGTATTGTTAGACTATCTGGAGGCCGCGCACTCTCGTATCGAGTAA